A stretch of Schistocerca americana isolate TAMUIC-IGC-003095 chromosome 3, iqSchAmer2.1, whole genome shotgun sequence DNA encodes these proteins:
- the LOC124606413 gene encoding piggyBac transposable element-derived protein 2-like yields MEPTLPSSSRAREINPVKCGKHEVLLGDEILLLHGDDSEISDDEIVLDDESDYDPSGTWNFRSRKCKLPELYVDMQGSAGYGMFSLNLVTQANLYSTQVLQQSINTSANEIRQFIGIHLLSGIFRRYLLVNDNANMLPRDDPHHGKLFKVRPFLDQLKNNFLKTEVEEYNSTDELIIPLKSHTSLCQYKESKPHKWGMKVFARTGGSGYIYDFEVYVGKGTITASNPELGMSGNQYSLEMKEYMLWEPSEKTVKNDSEMKKEDRGTCDYRVDEENKIITLKWYDSKAVQLIATYKGKEPVGNVER; encoded by the exons ATGGAACCAACTTTACCAAGTTCCTCAAGGGCAAGGGAAATAAACCCG GTGAAGTGTGGAAAACATGAAGTTCTACTGGGTGATGAAATTCTTCTTCTGCATGGCGATGACTCTGAAATATCAGATGACGAAATTGTTTTAGATGATGAAAGTGACTATGATCCATCAGGAA CTTGGAACTTTAGGAGCAGGAAATGCAAATTGCCTGAGTTATATGTGGATATGCAAGGATCTGCAGGCTATGGGATGTTTAGC ttgaatttagttaCGCAGGCAAATCTATACTCTACTCAAGTGTTACAACAAAGTATAAACACTAGCGCCAATGAAATAAGACAGTTCATTggcattcatttactaagtggtatT TTCAGGAGGTATTTGCTTGTGAACGATAATGCAAATATGTTACCCAGGGATGACCCTCATCATGGCAAGTTGTTCAAGGTCAGGCCATTTTTAGATCAACTAAAGAACAATTTTCTAAAAACCGAAGTTGAAGAATACAATAGTACTGATGAACTTATCATTCCACTAAAATCACATACATCTCTATGCCAGTATAAAGAATCAAAGCCACACAAATGGGGCATGAAAGTATTTGCTCGAACTGGTGGAAGTGGCTACATTTATGATTTTGAAGTGTATGTTGGGAAGGGAACAATCACTGCAAGTAATCCTGAGTTAGGAATGAGTGGAAAT CAGTACAGCTTAGAAATGAAGGAATATATGTTGTGGGAACCATcagaaaaaacagtgaaaaatgaTTCAGAGATGAAAAAAGAAGACAGAGGAACCTGTGATTACCGTGTAGATGAAGAAAACAAAATTATAACTTTGAAATGGTATGACAGTAAAGCTGTCCAACTGATTGCTACTTATAAAGGGAAGGAACCTGTTGGAAATGTGGAacgttga